Within Negativicoccus succinicivorans, the genomic segment CGACTCGCGTTGAGCACACCGACACCCACTTTGCGTATTCGAAGCCGCTTGGTTGTGCCATCAGTTTCGTCGTCGGCTTCATCTCCAGTATTTTCGGGATCGGCGGCGGTGTCATTCATGTGCCGGCTATGATTTATCTGCTGGGGTTTCCGACTCATATTGCAACCGCTACCAGTCATTTTGTCCTGGCGGTTTCCGCTTTATTCGGTGTCGCAACGCACGCCGTGGCCGGACATATTCATTGGCCTCTGGCGATTGTCTTCGGTCTGGGCTCGATCGTCGGTGCGCAGATAGGCGCACGCCTCGCCAAGCGTGTTCAAGGACCCATCATTATTAACTTGCTGGCTCTGGCTTTACTCTTGCTGGGCTTGCGGTTAGTATTGTTAGTATAATGATATAAATCTTTACGAGAAAGGATGTAAGCAATGGAAACTTATTCACGTAAAACTCCGGTTTGGAATCGATTCAACCAAACGCAACAAAAAGACTGCTATAAATATGCGGAGGAGTACAAGAAATTTTTGGATGCGGCGCGCACGGAACGCCTGGCCAATAAAGAAATTATTCGTCAGGCAAAAGCGGCGGGGTACCGACCGCTGTCTTCTTTCAGCGAATTGCACGCGGGCGACAAAGTGTACTTAGATCACAAGGGCAAAGCTGTCATCATGGCGGTTATCGGCCGCGACGACATGCGTCAAGGTCTGAAATTGATCGGCTCTCATATCGACTCACCTCGTCTCGATTTAAAGGCGAACCCGCTCGATGAAAAAGACGGCTTGGTATTTCTCCGCACGCATTACTACGGCGGTATCAAAAAATATCAATGGGTCTGCATGCCGCTTGCTCTCGTCGGTGTGATCGCCAAAACGGACGGCAGTCTGATCAACGTGGAAATGGGTCTGGATGCGGCGGATCCGGTATTGTACATCACCGATATTTTGCCGCACCTGGGACAGACACAGGCGCAGAAAAAGCTCAACGAAGCCATCACCGGCGAAATGTTGTTA encodes:
- a CDS encoding sulfite exporter TauE/SafE family protein — translated: MIGLEFLLYLLLGALVAAFGTLIGAGGGIIFVPLFLFMFPWSPAMITGTSLAIVFCNAASGTVAYMRQKRIHYEAAVLFAVCTLPGAILGAILTDYFSGALFKLTFGSFLTLLSLFILWQNRRKKATRVEHTDTHFAYSKPLGCAISFVVGFISSIFGIGGGVIHVPAMIYLLGFPTHIATATSHFVLAVSALFGVATHAVAGHIHWPLAIVFGLGSIVGAQIGARLAKRVQGPIIINLLALALLLLGLRLVLLV